In Paroedura picta isolate Pp20150507F chromosome 1, Ppicta_v3.0, whole genome shotgun sequence, the following are encoded in one genomic region:
- the LOC143843659 gene encoding serine/threonine-protein kinase LATS1-like isoform X2, giving the protein MKRSEKPEGYRQMRPKTFPASNYTGSSRQMLQEIRESLRNLPKPSEAAKAEQRVGKTSSEDARQGRTPPKFVTYHKALQEIRNSLLPFANETSSSVRGVSEVNRQMLQDLQAAGFDEDMVVQALMHTKSRSIEAAIEFISKLSYQDPRREQMAAAAARPINAGSKQPGGVQQSVSRRQSWKGSKESLVPQRHGPALGDGLTFHSENPVPQADAGRPVSGSGIAAFGQAHPGNGQRVNPPPPPQVRSVTPPPPPPRGQTPPPRGTTPPPASWETNSQTKRYSGSMEYMISRISPVPPGAWQDGYPPPPVNPSPVNPSAQGQRGISSVPVGRQPIIMQNSVSSKLSFSSGRAGLQNGNCQADYIVHPNIVPGSSANRQAPPPYPVSSTNRQSPTALQMQAGGSVVPSVYPNGNIPQSVIVPNRNSHNMELYNINMPGIPTPWPQSSSGNGHDIPAWQPNIPVRSNSFNNPLGNRQSHATSSQPSATTVTAVTPAPIQQPVKSMRVLKPELQTALAPTHPSWMAQPMQAAQPVPLPEGPCTSMTVMSPAAEAPNYQGPPPPYPKHLLHPSPSAAPHESVGKPSKEDQLSLPKDEESERNESSEGTDREKKLITTSPVPVRKHKRDEERRESRIQSYSPQAFKFFMEQHVENILKSHQQRLHRKKQLENEMMRVGLSPEAQDQMRKMLCQKESNYIRLKRAKMDKSMFVKIKTLGIGAFGEVCLARKVDTNALYATKTLRKKDVLLRNQVAHVKAERDILAEADNEWVVRLYYSFQDKDNLYFVMDYIPGGDMMSLLIRMGVFPENMARFYIAELTCAVESVHKMGFIHRDIKPDNILIDRDGHIKLTDFGLCTGFRWTHDSKYYQSGDHPRQDSMDFSNEWGDPANCRCGDRLKPLERRAARQHQRCLAHSLVGTPNYIAPEVLLRTGYTQLCDWWSVGVILFEMLVGQPPFLAHTPLETQMKVINWKTSLHIPPQAKLTPEASDLIIKLCRGPEDRLGKNGADEIKAHPFFKSIDFSSDLRQQPACYIPKITHPTDTSNFDPVDPDKLWCEDKEGNVNDTLNGWYKNGKHPEHAFYEFTFRRFFDDNGYPYSYPKPIEYDYGNPNKVEFQSDEDDERTSKETQNRDLVYI; this is encoded by the exons ATGAAGAGAAGTGAGAAGCCAGAAGGATATCGACAAATGAGGCCGAAAACTTTTCCTGCCAGTAATTATACTGGCAGCAGCCGGCAAATGTTGCAAGAAATAAGAGAGAGCCTTAGGAATTTGCCTAAGCCATCAGAGGCTGCAAAAGCCGAGCAAAGAGTGGGTAAAACATCAAGTGAAGATGCCCGGCAAGGTCGAACTCCCCCTAAATTTGTCACCTACCATAAAGCCTTGCAGGAAATCCGAaattctctccttccctttgcaAACGAAACGAGTTCTTCGGTAAGAGGAGTGTCGGAAGTTAATCGGCAGATGCTGCAGGATCTACAGGCTGCTGGCTTCGATGAG GATATGGTTGTACAAGCTCTAATGCACACCAAAAGCCGTAGCATAGAAGCAGCAATCGAATTCATCAGTAAACTAAGCTACCAAGACCCTCGGCGGGAACAAATGGCAGCTGCCGCAGCTAGACCAATTAATGCAGGCTCAAAACAACCAG GGGGTGTTCAGCAATCAGTTAGCCGCAGACAGAGCTGGAAAGGTTCCAAGGAATCCTTGGTGCCCCAGAGGCACGGTCCTGCACTGGGAGATGGCCTGACTTTCCACTCAGAAAATCCGGTGCCTCAGGCTGACGCAGGAAGACCCGTGTCGGGTTCTGGAATAGCAGCGTTTGGCCAGGCTCATCCTGGCAATGGGCAAAGAGTGAATCCGCCGCCTCCACCTCAAGTAAGGAGCGttacccctcctcctcccccccctagGGGGCAGACACCTCCCCCCAGAGGAACaactcctccccctgcttcctgGGAAACAAATTCTCAAACCAAACGTTATTCTGGTAGCATGGAATATATGATCTCTCGCATTTCTCCAGTTCCGCCGGGAGCGTGGCAAGATGGCTATCCTCCCCCACCCGTGAACCCTTCACCTGTGAATCCTTCTGCACAGGGACAAAGAGGCATAAgttctgttcctgttggcaggcaGCCAATAATCATGCAGAATTCAGTGAGCAGCAAACTTAGTTTTTCCTCTGGCAGGGCTGGACTACAAAACGGCAACTGTCAGGCCGATTATATTGTTCATCCGAACATTGTGCCTGGGAGCAGTGCAAATCGTCAAGCACCGCCTCCTTACCCAGTTTCCTCGACTAACCGGCAGAGCCCTACAGCCTTGCAAATGCAAGCAGGAGGGTCTGTGGTCCCTTCAGTTTATCCTAATGGGAACATTCCACAGTCTGTCATAGTACCAAATAGAAACAGCCACAATATGGAGCTGTACAACATCAATATGCCCGGCATTCCAACGCCTTGGCCCCAGTCCTCCTctggcaacggacatgacatcccaGCATGGCAACCCAATATTCCAGTGAGATCGAATTCCTTCAATAATCCCCTTGGAAACAGACAGAGTCATGCTACCAGCTCGCAGCCCTCAGCCACCACAGTAACTGCTGTCACTCCTGCTCCTATCCAACAGCCGGTAAAAAGCATGCGTGTGTTGAAGCCGGAACTGCAGACTGCCCTGGCTCCTACTCACCCGTCTTGGATGGCACAACCCATGCAAGCGGCCCAGCCCGTCCCCCTTCCTGAGGGGCCGTGTACCAGTATGACTGTCATGTCACCTGCAGCAGAGGCTCCAAATTATCAGGGGCCACCCCCACCGTACCCAAAACATCTACTACACCCCAGTCCGTCCGCCGCTCCCCACGAATCTGTGGGAAAACCTAGCAAAGAGGATCAGCTTAGTTTACCGAAGGATGAAGAGAGCGAAAGGAATGAGAGCAGCGAAGGAACAGACAGAGAGAAGAAGCTAATCACCACCTCGCCTGTCCCTGTCAGGAAACACAAGAGAGACGAAGAAAGGAGGGAGTCCCGCATTCAAAGTTACTCTCCTCAGGCTTTTAAATTCTTTATGGAGCAGCATGTGGAAAACATACTGAAGTCTCATCAGCAGCGACTGCATCGTAAGAAACAGCTGGAAAATGAAATGATGCGG GTTGGCCTGTCCCCAGAAGCCCAGGATCAAATGAGGAAGATGCTGTGCCAGAAGGAGTCCAACTACATCCGTCTCAAAAGAGCTAAAATGGACAAATCAATGTTTGTTAAGATTAAGACCCTTGGAATCGGGGCATTTGGAGAAGTCTGCTTAGCAAGGAAGGTGGACACAAATGCCTTATATGCAACAAAAACACTGCGCAAAAAGGACGTGCTTCTTCGGAACCAGGTTGCTCACGTTAAAGCTGAACGGGATATCCTTGCAGAGGCCGACAATGAGTGGGTAGTTCGTTTATACTATTCATTCCAAGATAAGGACAATTTGTACTTCGTGATGGACTACATTCCGGGGGGAGATATGATGAGCCTGTTAATTCGGATGGGTGTTTTCCCAGAGAACATGGCCCGGTTCTACATAGCAGAACTGACCTGTGCTGTTGAAAGTGTGCACAAGATGGGCTTCATTCACAGAGACATAAAACCTGATAACATTCTGATTGACCGTGACGGCCACATCAAGTTAACTGACTTTGGCCTTTGTACTGGCTTTCGATGGACGCATGACTCCAAATACTACCAGAGCG GTGACCACCCGCGTCAGGACAGCATGGATTTCAGTAACGAATGGGGAGATCCAGCAAACTGTAGGTGCGGAGACAGGCTTAAGCCACTTGAACGCAGAGCAGCACGCCAGCACCAGCGCTGTCTGGCACACTCGCTTGTTGGGACACCCAATTACATTGCACCCGAAGTATTATTACGAACAG GATACACGCAGCTGTGCGACTGGTGGAGTGTCGGGGTGATTCTCTTTGAAATGTTAGTGGGACAGCCTCCCTTCCTGGCTCACACGCCGCTGGAAACACAGATGAAG GTCATCAATTGGAAAACTTCGCTGCACATCCCGCCACAAGCAAAACTAACTCCAGAAGCATCTGACCTGATCATTAAGCTTTGCCGAGGGCCAGAAGATCGCTTAGGCAAGAATGGGGCGGATGAAATAAAAGCACATCCTTTTTTTAAGTCCATTGATTTTTCAAGTGATCTGCGGCAGCAGCCAGCTTGTTACATTCCTAAAATTACTCATCCCACAGACACGTCCAATTTTGATCCGGTTGACCCCGATAAATTGTGGTGTGAGGACAAGGAAGGGAATGTCAATGACACACttaatgggtggtataaaaatggtaAACATCCCGAACATGCTTTTTATGAGTTTACATTTCGAAGGTTTTTTGATGACAACGGCTACCCTTACAGCTATCCGAAGCCTATTGAATATGACTATGGTAATCCTAACAAAGTGGAATTTCAGTCAGATGAAGATGATGAGAGGACCAGCAAAGAGACCCAAAACCGTGATCTAGTTTATATTTAG
- the LOC143843659 gene encoding serine/threonine-protein kinase LATS1-like isoform X1, giving the protein MKRSEKPEGYRQMRPKTFPASNYTGSSRQMLQEIRESLRNLPKPSEAAKAEQRVGKTSSEDARQGRTPPKFVTYHKALQEIRNSLLPFANETSSSVRGVSEVNRQMLQDLQAAGFDEDMVVQALMHTKSRSIEAAIEFISKLSYQDPRREQMAAAAARPINAGSKQPAGGVQQSVSRRQSWKGSKESLVPQRHGPALGDGLTFHSENPVPQADAGRPVSGSGIAAFGQAHPGNGQRVNPPPPPQVRSVTPPPPPPRGQTPPPRGTTPPPASWETNSQTKRYSGSMEYMISRISPVPPGAWQDGYPPPPVNPSPVNPSAQGQRGISSVPVGRQPIIMQNSVSSKLSFSSGRAGLQNGNCQADYIVHPNIVPGSSANRQAPPPYPVSSTNRQSPTALQMQAGGSVVPSVYPNGNIPQSVIVPNRNSHNMELYNINMPGIPTPWPQSSSGNGHDIPAWQPNIPVRSNSFNNPLGNRQSHATSSQPSATTVTAVTPAPIQQPVKSMRVLKPELQTALAPTHPSWMAQPMQAAQPVPLPEGPCTSMTVMSPAAEAPNYQGPPPPYPKHLLHPSPSAAPHESVGKPSKEDQLSLPKDEESERNESSEGTDREKKLITTSPVPVRKHKRDEERRESRIQSYSPQAFKFFMEQHVENILKSHQQRLHRKKQLENEMMRVGLSPEAQDQMRKMLCQKESNYIRLKRAKMDKSMFVKIKTLGIGAFGEVCLARKVDTNALYATKTLRKKDVLLRNQVAHVKAERDILAEADNEWVVRLYYSFQDKDNLYFVMDYIPGGDMMSLLIRMGVFPENMARFYIAELTCAVESVHKMGFIHRDIKPDNILIDRDGHIKLTDFGLCTGFRWTHDSKYYQSGDHPRQDSMDFSNEWGDPANCRCGDRLKPLERRAARQHQRCLAHSLVGTPNYIAPEVLLRTGYTQLCDWWSVGVILFEMLVGQPPFLAHTPLETQMKVINWKTSLHIPPQAKLTPEASDLIIKLCRGPEDRLGKNGADEIKAHPFFKSIDFSSDLRQQPACYIPKITHPTDTSNFDPVDPDKLWCEDKEGNVNDTLNGWYKNGKHPEHAFYEFTFRRFFDDNGYPYSYPKPIEYDYGNPNKVEFQSDEDDERTSKETQNRDLVYI; this is encoded by the exons ATGAAGAGAAGTGAGAAGCCAGAAGGATATCGACAAATGAGGCCGAAAACTTTTCCTGCCAGTAATTATACTGGCAGCAGCCGGCAAATGTTGCAAGAAATAAGAGAGAGCCTTAGGAATTTGCCTAAGCCATCAGAGGCTGCAAAAGCCGAGCAAAGAGTGGGTAAAACATCAAGTGAAGATGCCCGGCAAGGTCGAACTCCCCCTAAATTTGTCACCTACCATAAAGCCTTGCAGGAAATCCGAaattctctccttccctttgcaAACGAAACGAGTTCTTCGGTAAGAGGAGTGTCGGAAGTTAATCGGCAGATGCTGCAGGATCTACAGGCTGCTGGCTTCGATGAG GATATGGTTGTACAAGCTCTAATGCACACCAAAAGCCGTAGCATAGAAGCAGCAATCGAATTCATCAGTAAACTAAGCTACCAAGACCCTCGGCGGGAACAAATGGCAGCTGCCGCAGCTAGACCAATTAATGCAGGCTCAAAACAACCAG CAGGGGGTGTTCAGCAATCAGTTAGCCGCAGACAGAGCTGGAAAGGTTCCAAGGAATCCTTGGTGCCCCAGAGGCACGGTCCTGCACTGGGAGATGGCCTGACTTTCCACTCAGAAAATCCGGTGCCTCAGGCTGACGCAGGAAGACCCGTGTCGGGTTCTGGAATAGCAGCGTTTGGCCAGGCTCATCCTGGCAATGGGCAAAGAGTGAATCCGCCGCCTCCACCTCAAGTAAGGAGCGttacccctcctcctcccccccctagGGGGCAGACACCTCCCCCCAGAGGAACaactcctccccctgcttcctgGGAAACAAATTCTCAAACCAAACGTTATTCTGGTAGCATGGAATATATGATCTCTCGCATTTCTCCAGTTCCGCCGGGAGCGTGGCAAGATGGCTATCCTCCCCCACCCGTGAACCCTTCACCTGTGAATCCTTCTGCACAGGGACAAAGAGGCATAAgttctgttcctgttggcaggcaGCCAATAATCATGCAGAATTCAGTGAGCAGCAAACTTAGTTTTTCCTCTGGCAGGGCTGGACTACAAAACGGCAACTGTCAGGCCGATTATATTGTTCATCCGAACATTGTGCCTGGGAGCAGTGCAAATCGTCAAGCACCGCCTCCTTACCCAGTTTCCTCGACTAACCGGCAGAGCCCTACAGCCTTGCAAATGCAAGCAGGAGGGTCTGTGGTCCCTTCAGTTTATCCTAATGGGAACATTCCACAGTCTGTCATAGTACCAAATAGAAACAGCCACAATATGGAGCTGTACAACATCAATATGCCCGGCATTCCAACGCCTTGGCCCCAGTCCTCCTctggcaacggacatgacatcccaGCATGGCAACCCAATATTCCAGTGAGATCGAATTCCTTCAATAATCCCCTTGGAAACAGACAGAGTCATGCTACCAGCTCGCAGCCCTCAGCCACCACAGTAACTGCTGTCACTCCTGCTCCTATCCAACAGCCGGTAAAAAGCATGCGTGTGTTGAAGCCGGAACTGCAGACTGCCCTGGCTCCTACTCACCCGTCTTGGATGGCACAACCCATGCAAGCGGCCCAGCCCGTCCCCCTTCCTGAGGGGCCGTGTACCAGTATGACTGTCATGTCACCTGCAGCAGAGGCTCCAAATTATCAGGGGCCACCCCCACCGTACCCAAAACATCTACTACACCCCAGTCCGTCCGCCGCTCCCCACGAATCTGTGGGAAAACCTAGCAAAGAGGATCAGCTTAGTTTACCGAAGGATGAAGAGAGCGAAAGGAATGAGAGCAGCGAAGGAACAGACAGAGAGAAGAAGCTAATCACCACCTCGCCTGTCCCTGTCAGGAAACACAAGAGAGACGAAGAAAGGAGGGAGTCCCGCATTCAAAGTTACTCTCCTCAGGCTTTTAAATTCTTTATGGAGCAGCATGTGGAAAACATACTGAAGTCTCATCAGCAGCGACTGCATCGTAAGAAACAGCTGGAAAATGAAATGATGCGG GTTGGCCTGTCCCCAGAAGCCCAGGATCAAATGAGGAAGATGCTGTGCCAGAAGGAGTCCAACTACATCCGTCTCAAAAGAGCTAAAATGGACAAATCAATGTTTGTTAAGATTAAGACCCTTGGAATCGGGGCATTTGGAGAAGTCTGCTTAGCAAGGAAGGTGGACACAAATGCCTTATATGCAACAAAAACACTGCGCAAAAAGGACGTGCTTCTTCGGAACCAGGTTGCTCACGTTAAAGCTGAACGGGATATCCTTGCAGAGGCCGACAATGAGTGGGTAGTTCGTTTATACTATTCATTCCAAGATAAGGACAATTTGTACTTCGTGATGGACTACATTCCGGGGGGAGATATGATGAGCCTGTTAATTCGGATGGGTGTTTTCCCAGAGAACATGGCCCGGTTCTACATAGCAGAACTGACCTGTGCTGTTGAAAGTGTGCACAAGATGGGCTTCATTCACAGAGACATAAAACCTGATAACATTCTGATTGACCGTGACGGCCACATCAAGTTAACTGACTTTGGCCTTTGTACTGGCTTTCGATGGACGCATGACTCCAAATACTACCAGAGCG GTGACCACCCGCGTCAGGACAGCATGGATTTCAGTAACGAATGGGGAGATCCAGCAAACTGTAGGTGCGGAGACAGGCTTAAGCCACTTGAACGCAGAGCAGCACGCCAGCACCAGCGCTGTCTGGCACACTCGCTTGTTGGGACACCCAATTACATTGCACCCGAAGTATTATTACGAACAG GATACACGCAGCTGTGCGACTGGTGGAGTGTCGGGGTGATTCTCTTTGAAATGTTAGTGGGACAGCCTCCCTTCCTGGCTCACACGCCGCTGGAAACACAGATGAAG GTCATCAATTGGAAAACTTCGCTGCACATCCCGCCACAAGCAAAACTAACTCCAGAAGCATCTGACCTGATCATTAAGCTTTGCCGAGGGCCAGAAGATCGCTTAGGCAAGAATGGGGCGGATGAAATAAAAGCACATCCTTTTTTTAAGTCCATTGATTTTTCAAGTGATCTGCGGCAGCAGCCAGCTTGTTACATTCCTAAAATTACTCATCCCACAGACACGTCCAATTTTGATCCGGTTGACCCCGATAAATTGTGGTGTGAGGACAAGGAAGGGAATGTCAATGACACACttaatgggtggtataaaaatggtaAACATCCCGAACATGCTTTTTATGAGTTTACATTTCGAAGGTTTTTTGATGACAACGGCTACCCTTACAGCTATCCGAAGCCTATTGAATATGACTATGGTAATCCTAACAAAGTGGAATTTCAGTCAGATGAAGATGATGAGAGGACCAGCAAAGAGACCCAAAACCGTGATCTAGTTTATATTTAG
- the LOC143843659 gene encoding serine/threonine-protein kinase LATS1-like isoform X3, translated as MKRSEKPEGYRQMRPKTFPASNYTGSSRQMLQEIRESLRNLPKPSEAAKAEQRVGKTSSEDARQGRTPPKFVTYHKALQEIRNSLLPFANETSSSVRGVSEVNRQMLQDLQAAGFDEDMVVQALMHTKSRSIEAAIEFISKLSYQDPRREQMAAAAARPINAGSKQPAGGVQQSVSRRQSWKGSKESLVPQRHGPALGDGLTFHSENPVPQADAGRPVSGSGIAAFGQAHPGNGQRVNPPPPPQVGLSPEAQDQMRKMLCQKESNYIRLKRAKMDKSMFVKIKTLGIGAFGEVCLARKVDTNALYATKTLRKKDVLLRNQVAHVKAERDILAEADNEWVVRLYYSFQDKDNLYFVMDYIPGGDMMSLLIRMGVFPENMARFYIAELTCAVESVHKMGFIHRDIKPDNILIDRDGHIKLTDFGLCTGFRWTHDSKYYQSGDHPRQDSMDFSNEWGDPANCRCGDRLKPLERRAARQHQRCLAHSLVGTPNYIAPEVLLRTGYTQLCDWWSVGVILFEMLVGQPPFLAHTPLETQMKVINWKTSLHIPPQAKLTPEASDLIIKLCRGPEDRLGKNGADEIKAHPFFKSIDFSSDLRQQPACYIPKITHPTDTSNFDPVDPDKLWCEDKEGNVNDTLNGWYKNGKHPEHAFYEFTFRRFFDDNGYPYSYPKPIEYDYGNPNKVEFQSDEDDERTSKETQNRDLVYI; from the exons ATGAAGAGAAGTGAGAAGCCAGAAGGATATCGACAAATGAGGCCGAAAACTTTTCCTGCCAGTAATTATACTGGCAGCAGCCGGCAAATGTTGCAAGAAATAAGAGAGAGCCTTAGGAATTTGCCTAAGCCATCAGAGGCTGCAAAAGCCGAGCAAAGAGTGGGTAAAACATCAAGTGAAGATGCCCGGCAAGGTCGAACTCCCCCTAAATTTGTCACCTACCATAAAGCCTTGCAGGAAATCCGAaattctctccttccctttgcaAACGAAACGAGTTCTTCGGTAAGAGGAGTGTCGGAAGTTAATCGGCAGATGCTGCAGGATCTACAGGCTGCTGGCTTCGATGAG GATATGGTTGTACAAGCTCTAATGCACACCAAAAGCCGTAGCATAGAAGCAGCAATCGAATTCATCAGTAAACTAAGCTACCAAGACCCTCGGCGGGAACAAATGGCAGCTGCCGCAGCTAGACCAATTAATGCAGGCTCAAAACAACCAG CAGGGGGTGTTCAGCAATCAGTTAGCCGCAGACAGAGCTGGAAAGGTTCCAAGGAATCCTTGGTGCCCCAGAGGCACGGTCCTGCACTGGGAGATGGCCTGACTTTCCACTCAGAAAATCCGGTGCCTCAGGCTGACGCAGGAAGACCCGTGTCGGGTTCTGGAATAGCAGCGTTTGGCCAGGCTCATCCTGGCAATGGGCAAAGAGTGAATCCGCCGCCTCCACCTCAA GTTGGCCTGTCCCCAGAAGCCCAGGATCAAATGAGGAAGATGCTGTGCCAGAAGGAGTCCAACTACATCCGTCTCAAAAGAGCTAAAATGGACAAATCAATGTTTGTTAAGATTAAGACCCTTGGAATCGGGGCATTTGGAGAAGTCTGCTTAGCAAGGAAGGTGGACACAAATGCCTTATATGCAACAAAAACACTGCGCAAAAAGGACGTGCTTCTTCGGAACCAGGTTGCTCACGTTAAAGCTGAACGGGATATCCTTGCAGAGGCCGACAATGAGTGGGTAGTTCGTTTATACTATTCATTCCAAGATAAGGACAATTTGTACTTCGTGATGGACTACATTCCGGGGGGAGATATGATGAGCCTGTTAATTCGGATGGGTGTTTTCCCAGAGAACATGGCCCGGTTCTACATAGCAGAACTGACCTGTGCTGTTGAAAGTGTGCACAAGATGGGCTTCATTCACAGAGACATAAAACCTGATAACATTCTGATTGACCGTGACGGCCACATCAAGTTAACTGACTTTGGCCTTTGTACTGGCTTTCGATGGACGCATGACTCCAAATACTACCAGAGCG GTGACCACCCGCGTCAGGACAGCATGGATTTCAGTAACGAATGGGGAGATCCAGCAAACTGTAGGTGCGGAGACAGGCTTAAGCCACTTGAACGCAGAGCAGCACGCCAGCACCAGCGCTGTCTGGCACACTCGCTTGTTGGGACACCCAATTACATTGCACCCGAAGTATTATTACGAACAG GATACACGCAGCTGTGCGACTGGTGGAGTGTCGGGGTGATTCTCTTTGAAATGTTAGTGGGACAGCCTCCCTTCCTGGCTCACACGCCGCTGGAAACACAGATGAAG GTCATCAATTGGAAAACTTCGCTGCACATCCCGCCACAAGCAAAACTAACTCCAGAAGCATCTGACCTGATCATTAAGCTTTGCCGAGGGCCAGAAGATCGCTTAGGCAAGAATGGGGCGGATGAAATAAAAGCACATCCTTTTTTTAAGTCCATTGATTTTTCAAGTGATCTGCGGCAGCAGCCAGCTTGTTACATTCCTAAAATTACTCATCCCACAGACACGTCCAATTTTGATCCGGTTGACCCCGATAAATTGTGGTGTGAGGACAAGGAAGGGAATGTCAATGACACACttaatgggtggtataaaaatggtaAACATCCCGAACATGCTTTTTATGAGTTTACATTTCGAAGGTTTTTTGATGACAACGGCTACCCTTACAGCTATCCGAAGCCTATTGAATATGACTATGGTAATCCTAACAAAGTGGAATTTCAGTCAGATGAAGATGATGAGAGGACCAGCAAAGAGACCCAAAACCGTGATCTAGTTTATATTTAG
- the NUP43 gene encoding nucleoporin Nup43 isoform X1: MEDVVAKYVSQKVSKTRWRPVPATALQPPEVFATGSWDNEENNISIWSVGDFEGLGLSGEYHGEPHLLCDIQHSGDVMDLQFLDQERIVAASSTGTVTIFKHHQNNETLSVSRKWEKAHHYNPSYSSASCTGIVCNSPEIFTVGEDGKINLFTAEHVNPVRTLDNADSSTLHAVTCLRTTEILTVNSIGQLKIWDFRQQGNEPSQIFSLTGERVPLHCVDRHPNQQHIVATGGQDGVLSIWDVRQGNMPTSLLKAHAAELWEVHFHPSSPDHLFTCSEDGSLWHWDASITVSGKKSLLHTGGRSSTFLSHNPVNQSIMTPWLSNDPAKDRIETTNLISSPTLSINSLDVLRSCLVYGTDAESIYVKKNLFA; this comes from the exons ATGGAGGACGTGGTTGCTAAGTACGTGTCCCAGAAAGTCAGCAAGACCCGCTGGCGGCCGGTCCCAGCGACAGCCCTTCAGCCGCCCGAGGTCTTCGCCACCGGCTCGTGGGACAACGAG gaaaataatatttctatatGGTCAGTCGGTGACTTTGAAGGCTTGGGCCTGAGTGGAGAATATCATGGAGAACCACATCTGCTATGTGATATCCAACATAGTGGTGATGTTATGGATTTGCAG tttctggatcaagagaGAATTGTCGCTGCATCATCCACTGGAACTGTGACTATATTCAAGCATCATCAAAATAATGAG ACTCTGTCTGTAAGCCGGAAATGGGAGAAAGCACATCACTATAATCCATCGTATAGTAGTGCATCATGCACTGGGATCGTCTGTAACAGCCCAGAAATTTTTACTGTTGGAGAAGATGGCAAAATAAATTTGTTCACAGCTGAACATGTAAATCCTGTTCGCACATTAG ACAATGCTGACAGTAGTACTCTCCATGCTGTTACATGTCTTCGTACAACTGAGATCCTGACAGTTAATTCAATTGGTCAACTCAAAATATGGGATTTCAGACAGCAAGGAAATGAGCCATCACAAATATTTTCATT GACCGGAGAAAGAGTTCCACTGCACTGTGTTGACAGGCATCCAAATCAACAACACATTGTAGCTACAGGTGGCCAAGATGGAGTGTTAAGTATTTGGGATGTAAGGCAAGGAAACATGCCAACTTCATTACTAAAAGCTCATGCAGCAGAAT TGTGGGAAGTACACTTCCATCCTTCCAGTCCTGACCATCTGTTCACTTGTTCAGAAGATGGCTCTTTGTGGCATTGGGATGCATCAATCACTGTTTCTGGGAAAAAATCTCTGCTGCATACAG GAGGGAGAAGCAGTACATTTCTGTCTCACAATCCAGTGAACCAGTCAATAATGACCCCATGGCTAAGCAATGATCCTGCTAAAGACCGCATAGAAACTACCAACTTAATTTCAAGTCCAACACTATCTATTAATAGTTTAGATGTTTTAAGATCATGTCTTGTATATGGAACTGATGCAGAATCTATTTAtgtgaaaaaaaacctctttgcaTGA
- the NUP43 gene encoding nucleoporin Nup43 isoform X2: MEDVVAKYVSQKVSKTRWRPVPATALQPPEVFATGSWDNEENNISIWSVGDFEGLGLSGEYHGEPHLLCDIQHSGDVMDLQFLDQERIVAASSTGTVTIFKHHQNNETLSVSRKWEKAHHYNPSYSSASCTGIVCNSPEIFTVGEDGKINLFTAEHVNPVRTLDNADSSTLHAVTCLRTTEILTVNSIGQLKIWDFRQQGNEPSQIFSLTGERVPLHCVDRHPNQQHIVATGGQDGVLSIWDVRQGNMPTSLLKAHAAEFTNAECWNMKLLQLNLIKSANISSPQLYLFTVIFYFFLL; encoded by the exons ATGGAGGACGTGGTTGCTAAGTACGTGTCCCAGAAAGTCAGCAAGACCCGCTGGCGGCCGGTCCCAGCGACAGCCCTTCAGCCGCCCGAGGTCTTCGCCACCGGCTCGTGGGACAACGAG gaaaataatatttctatatGGTCAGTCGGTGACTTTGAAGGCTTGGGCCTGAGTGGAGAATATCATGGAGAACCACATCTGCTATGTGATATCCAACATAGTGGTGATGTTATGGATTTGCAG tttctggatcaagagaGAATTGTCGCTGCATCATCCACTGGAACTGTGACTATATTCAAGCATCATCAAAATAATGAG ACTCTGTCTGTAAGCCGGAAATGGGAGAAAGCACATCACTATAATCCATCGTATAGTAGTGCATCATGCACTGGGATCGTCTGTAACAGCCCAGAAATTTTTACTGTTGGAGAAGATGGCAAAATAAATTTGTTCACAGCTGAACATGTAAATCCTGTTCGCACATTAG ACAATGCTGACAGTAGTACTCTCCATGCTGTTACATGTCTTCGTACAACTGAGATCCTGACAGTTAATTCAATTGGTCAACTCAAAATATGGGATTTCAGACAGCAAGGAAATGAGCCATCACAAATATTTTCATT GACCGGAGAAAGAGTTCCACTGCACTGTGTTGACAGGCATCCAAATCAACAACACATTGTAGCTACAGGTGGCCAAGATGGAGTGTTAAGTATTTGGGATGTAAGGCAAGGAAACATGCCAACTTCATTACTAAAAGCTCATGCAGCAGAAT TTACCAATGCTGAGTGTTGGAACATGAAGTTACTCCAGCTAAATTTAATTAAGTCTGCTAACATTTCTTCACCCCAGTTATATTTGTTCACtgtcatattttatttctttctgctaTAA